One Tripterygium wilfordii isolate XIE 37 chromosome 10, ASM1340144v1, whole genome shotgun sequence DNA segment encodes these proteins:
- the LOC120008123 gene encoding probable galacturonosyltransferase 10 isoform X1, producing MRRRPVDFRRPVRRRFPNLIWWTLLGIVVLLFIVILSKEGQIESRPATVKRSYKHNRIIEGLNITDEMLSADSVTRQISDQISLAKAFVVIAKESNNLQFAWELSAQIRNSQVLLSSAATRRTPLTTSESDTVIRDMAYLLYQAQQLHYDSATMIMRLKAKIQALEEQMGSVSEKSSKYGQIAAEEVPKSLYCLGVRLTSKWFGNLTLQSKLNERKKISTKLKGNSLSHFCVFSDNILATSVVVNSTALNSKNPDRVVFHLVTDEINYEAMKAWFSMNDFQGVTVDVQKFEDFKWLNASYVPVLKQLQDSETQSYYFSGNNDGSRTPIKFRNPKYLSMLNHLRFYIPEVFPALKKVVFLDDDVVVQKDLSGLFSIDLNGNVNGAVETCMETFHRYHKYLNYSHPLIREHFDPDACGWAFGMNVFDLVEWRKRNVTGIYHHWQERNVDRTLWKLGTLPPGLLTFYGLTEPLDASWHVLGLGYTNVNPQLIEKGAVLHFNGNSKPWLKIGIEKYKPLWEKYVDFSLPLLQQCNFH from the exons ATGAGGCGAAGGCCGGTGGATTTTCGCAGGCCGGTGAGGAGGCGGTTCCCGAATTTGATTTGGTGGACGCTGTTAGGCATTGTGGTTCTGCTGTTTATTGTGATTTTGAGCAAAGAGGGACAAATAGAATCTAGACCGGCAACAGTTAAG AGATCTTACAAGCACAACAGAATCATTGAAGGGCTAAACATTACTGATGAAATGTTGAGTGCCGACTCAGTCACCAGACAAATTAGTGATCAAATTTCTCTTGCTAAAGCTTTTGTTGTGATTGCAAAAGAAAGCAATAACCTTCAATTTGCTTGGGAATTGAGTGCTCAGATCCGCAATTCTCAGGTCCTCCTTTCAAGTGCTGCAACAAGACGAACTCCTTTGACGACTTCCGAATCAGACACTGTGATACGCGATATGGCATATTTGCTTTACCAAGCCCAGCAACTTCATTATGACAGTGCAACAATGATCATGCGACTAAAAGCCAAGATCCAAGCTCTTGAAGAGCAGATGGGCTCTGTGAGTGAGAAGAGTTCAAAGTACGGACAAATAGCTGCTGAAGAAGTCCCAAAAAGTCTTTACTGCCTTGGGGTTCGGTTAACATCTAAATGGTTTGGAAACCTCACTCTACAGAGCAAActcaatgaaagaaagaaaatcagcACAAAGCTTAAAGGTAACAGTCTCTCTCATTTCTGTGTCTTCTCTGACAACATCCTCGCAACTTCAGTTGTGGTCAATTCAACTGCATTGAATTCCAAAAATCCTGATAGGGTTGTTTTTCATCTTGTGACTGATGAAATAAACTATGAAGCTATGAAGGCCTGGTTTTCCATGAATGATTTTCAAGGAGTGACTGTTGATGTGCAAAAGTTCGAGGACTTCAAATGGCTAAATGCTTCTTATGTGCCAGTTCTTAAGCAACTCCAAGACTCTGAAACCCAGAGTTATTACTTTTCTGGAAATAATGATGGCAGTCGGACTCCAATCAAATTCCGGAACCCTAAGTATCTGTCGATGCTTAATCACTTGAGGTTTTACATTCCTGAAGTGTTTCCTGCGTTAAAGAAGGTGGTATTTCTTGATGATGATGTCGTTGTTCAGAAGGACCTGTCTGGTCtattttccattgatttgaatggCAATGTCAATGGAGCAGTGGAAACCTGCATGGAAACATTCCATAGATACCATAAGTACCTCAATTACTCCCACCCTCTTATACGAGAACATTTTGATCCTGATGCATGTGGTTGGGCATTTGGGATGAATGTTTTTGATTTGGTTGAGTGGCGGAAAAGAAATGTAACAGGCATCTACCATCATTGGCAGGAAAGGAATGTAGACCGGACATTGTGGAAACTTGGGACTCTACCACCGGGACTATTAACTTTCTATGGGTTGACAGAACCGTTGGACGCCTCATGGCATGTGTTGGGATTGGGCTATACAAACGTTAATCCTCAGTTGATAGAAAAAGGGGCTGTTTTGCATTTCAATGGGAACTCAAAACCGTGGTTGAAGATTGGTATTGAGAAGTACAAACCTCTTTGGGAAAAGTATGTtgatttttctcttcctttacTGCAACAGTGCAATTTTCATTGA
- the LOC120007048 gene encoding protein LTO1 homolog: MSRSQSQSQSLSNSTEDIFDSSLNLEETHFKECFDDGYKQGLIVGKEEALDVGLKQGFEVGQEIGFYRGCVDVWNSAIRIDPSSFSKRLQQSIKRMEELIEKYPLMEPEDESVQERVDELRLKFRVIRSGLGVKLEYEGYPKPKDVEF, from the coding sequence ATGTCTCgttctcaatctcaatctcaatctctaTCTAATTCGACTGAGGATATTTTCGATTCCTCGCTGAATCTAGAGGAGACTCACTTCAAGGAATGTTTTGATGATGGCTACAAACAGGGCCTAATCGTTGGCAAGGAGGAGGCCCTTGATGTTGGCTTGAAACAGGGGTTTGAAGTTGGCCAAGAAATCGGGTTCTACAGGGGATGCGTTGACGTATGGAACTCGGCGATTCGGATCGACCCATCCTCATTCTCAAAGCGCCTCCAGCAGAGCATAAAACGGATGGAGGAGTTGATTGAGAAATACCCACTGATGGAGCCTGAGGATGAGAGTGTTCAAGAGAGAGTGGACGAATTGAGGCTGAAATTTCGGGTTATTCGTTCGGGTTTGGGTGTGAAGTTGGAGTATGAGGGATACCCGAAACCCAAAGACGTTGAGTTTTGA
- the LOC120007045 gene encoding beta-glucuronosyltransferase GlcAT14B-like translates to MKLMSMKHPLMSMRKYANSHTARLFSDRRWMIPFLTSLLISITLLLSAFFGLFTSPYGGDQLSLDRIPFGRTDDSSEYFVEMDIKKSLNTSRYSKLEAPRIAYLISGTKGDSQRMMRTLQTIYHPRNQYILHLDLEAPPRERLEMAQFVKSDTTFDEVNNVRVMAQSNLVTYKGPTMIACTLQAIAIMLRENMEWDWFINLSASDYPLMTQDDLLHVFSNLSRKLNFIEHIHFTGWKLNQRAKPIIIDPGLYLSKKSDLSWTTQRRSLPTSFKLFTGSAWVMLTRSFVEYCIMGWDNLPRTILMYYTNFVSSPEGYFHTVICNNEEYRTTAISHDLHYIAWNNPPKQHPISLTMKDYDKMVQSNAPFARKFAKDDPVLDKIDKELLGRTHRFPVGAWCIGSTDGGADPCSIRGNDSAFNPGPGAERFQELLQKLLSEESRRKQCS, encoded by the exons ATGAAACTTATGTCCATGAAACACCCATTAATGAGTATGAGAAAATATGCCAATTCCCACACAGCAAGGTTGTTCAGTGATAGAAGATGGATGATTCCATTCTTAACAAGTTTGCTCATATCTATTACTCTGTTGTTGTCAGCCTTTTTTGGCCTATTTACCTCTCCTTATGGCGGAGATCAGTTATCATTGGACAGAATTCCATTTGGGAGAACAGATGATTCTAGTGAGTACTTTGTAGAAATGGATATAAAGAAATCTTTGAACACGAGTAGGTATTCCAAATTAGAAGCACCTAGAATAGCTTATCTTATATCAGGTACAAAGGGCGATAGTCAGAGAATGATGAGGACCTTGCAGACAATTTATCATCCTAGAAATCAGTATATTCTGCATCTGGATCTTGAGGCTCCACCTCGTGAAAGGTTGGAAATGGCCCAATTTGTGAAAAGTGATACAACATTCGACGAAGTGAATAATGTGCGCGTTATGGCACAATCCAATTTGGTAACGTATAAGGGCCCCACAATGATTGCTTGTACGCTACAAGCGATTGCAATTATGTTGAGGGAGAACATGGAGTGGGACTGGTTCATTAATCTCAGTGCTTCAGATTATCCTCTTATGACACAAGATG ATTTGCTTCATGTTTTCTCAAATTTGTCTAGAAAGCTGAACTTCATTGAACATATTCACTTTACTGGGTGGAAATT GAACCAAAGGGCAAAACCGATCATTATTGATCCTGGCCTTTACTTGTCTAAAAAATCTGACCTTTCGTGGACTACTCAACGCCGATCACTTCCCACGTCTTTCAAGTTGTTTACAG GTTCAGCGTGGGTAATGCTAACTCGATCCTTCGTTGAGTACTGTATAATGGGATGGGATAACCTTCCCCGTACTATTCTAATGTATTACACAAATTTTGTATCTTCTCCAGAAGGGTATTTCCACACTGTTATATGCAACAATGAAGAATACCGGACCACTGCAATAAGCCATGATCTTCACTACATTGCTTGGAATAATCCTCCAAAGCAGCATCCCATCTCGTTGACAATGAAAGACTATGACAAAATGGTACAAAGCAATGCCCCGTTTGCCCGGAAGTTTGCAAAGGATGATCCTGTTTTAGACAAAATTGATAAAGAGCTTCTAGGCCGTACTCATCGTTTCCCAGTCGGGGCATGGTGTATAGGGAGCACCGATGGTGGGGCAGATCCATGCTCTATCCGTGGTAATGATTCCGCGTTCAATCCAGGTCCTGGTGCTGAGAGGTTTCAAGAATTGCTTCAGAAATTGTTATCTGAAGAATCTCGGAGAAAGCAATGTTCATGA
- the LOC120007046 gene encoding glutamate formimidoyltransferase-like, whose product MDLSPTSKKNKKAANQSMLLCCKFFVSESRNRAALDSIEQAARLHPETVIISKFDDRAYNRARFTLVSYVVLDSTGSAIYSPLQQTVVDMVEAAYAAINLESHSGAHPRLGVVDDILFHPLARASLDEAAWLAKAVAADIGSRFQVPVFLYSAAHRTGKALDTIRRELGYYRPNLMGNQWAGWAMPEILPEKPDEGPTQVSRARGISMIGARPWVALYNIPILSTDVSVARRIARMVSARGGGLPTVQTLGLVHGEDSTEIACMLLEPNQIGADRVQNRVELLAAQEGFDVEKGYFTDLSPEMIVDKYMNLTTQVRD is encoded by the exons ATGGATTTGAGCCCAACCAGCAAG AAGAACAAGAAGGCTGCAAACCAGTCCATGCTACTGTGCTGTAAATTCTTCGTCTCTGAGTCGCGTAACCGTGCAGCTCTTGATTCGATCGAACAAGCTGCCAGGCTTCATCCTGAAACTGTCATTATTAGCAAATTCGATGACCGAGCTTACAATAGGGCTCGCTTTACTCTTGTATCATACGTTGTTCTTGACAGCACAGGGAGTGCCATATATAGCCCTTTGCAGCAAACAGTGGTGGATATGGTTGAGGCAGCTTATGCAGCTATTAACCTTGAGTCACACTCAGGGGCGCACCCTCGACTTGGCGTTGTCGACGACATTCTTTTCCATCCCCTCGCTCGAGCTTCGCTGGATGAGGCAGCTTGGCTAGCTAAGGCTGTGGCGGCAGACATTGGCAGCAGATTCCAAG TGCCAGTATTTCTATATTCTGCGGCACACCGTACAGGCAAGGCTCTGGACACAATAAGACGAGAGCTTGGTTATTACCGGCCCAATTTGATGGGAAATCAGTGGGCTGGATGGGCCATGCCTGAGATTCTTCCTGAAAAGCCCGATGAAGGCCCAACCCAAGTGTCTCGGGCTAGAGGCATTTCGATGATTGGGGCACGTCCATGGGTCGCATTGTACAACATACCCATCTTGTCCACAGATGTCTCGGTGGCCCGGAGGATTGCACGAATGGTTAGTGCTCGTGGGGGTGGGCTTCCCACGGTCCAGACACTGGGCCTGGTACACGGTGAGGACTCGACTGAGATAGCTTGCATGCTTTTGGAGCCCAACCAGATTGGGGCTGATAGGGTCCAGAACCGGGTCGAGCTTCTGGCGGCCCAAGAGGGGTTTGATGTAGAAAAGGGCTATTTTACTGATTTGTCACCAGAGATGATTGTTGACAAGTATATGAATTTAACTACTCAAGTTAGGGACTAA
- the LOC120008123 gene encoding probable galacturonosyltransferase 10 isoform X2, which produces MRRRPVDFRRPVRRRFPNLIWWTLLGIVVLLFIVILSKEGQIESRPATVKRSYKHNRIIEGLNITDEMLSADSVTRQISDQISLAKAFVVIAKESNNLQFAWELSAQIRNSQVLLSSAATRRTPLTTSESDTVIRDMAYLLYQAQQLHYDSATMIMRLKAKIQALEEQMGSVSEKSSKYGQIAAEEVPKSLYCLGVRLTSKWFGNLTLQSKLNERKKISTKLKAMKAWFSMNDFQGVTVDVQKFEDFKWLNASYVPVLKQLQDSETQSYYFSGNNDGSRTPIKFRNPKYLSMLNHLRFYIPEVFPALKKVVFLDDDVVVQKDLSGLFSIDLNGNVNGAVETCMETFHRYHKYLNYSHPLIREHFDPDACGWAFGMNVFDLVEWRKRNVTGIYHHWQERNVDRTLWKLGTLPPGLLTFYGLTEPLDASWHVLGLGYTNVNPQLIEKGAVLHFNGNSKPWLKIGIEKYKPLWEKYVDFSLPLLQQCNFH; this is translated from the exons ATGAGGCGAAGGCCGGTGGATTTTCGCAGGCCGGTGAGGAGGCGGTTCCCGAATTTGATTTGGTGGACGCTGTTAGGCATTGTGGTTCTGCTGTTTATTGTGATTTTGAGCAAAGAGGGACAAATAGAATCTAGACCGGCAACAGTTAAG AGATCTTACAAGCACAACAGAATCATTGAAGGGCTAAACATTACTGATGAAATGTTGAGTGCCGACTCAGTCACCAGACAAATTAGTGATCAAATTTCTCTTGCTAAAGCTTTTGTTGTGATTGCAAAAGAAAGCAATAACCTTCAATTTGCTTGGGAATTGAGTGCTCAGATCCGCAATTCTCAGGTCCTCCTTTCAAGTGCTGCAACAAGACGAACTCCTTTGACGACTTCCGAATCAGACACTGTGATACGCGATATGGCATATTTGCTTTACCAAGCCCAGCAACTTCATTATGACAGTGCAACAATGATCATGCGACTAAAAGCCAAGATCCAAGCTCTTGAAGAGCAGATGGGCTCTGTGAGTGAGAAGAGTTCAAAGTACGGACAAATAGCTGCTGAAGAAGTCCCAAAAAGTCTTTACTGCCTTGGGGTTCGGTTAACATCTAAATGGTTTGGAAACCTCACTCTACAGAGCAAActcaatgaaagaaagaaaatcagcACAAAGCTTAAAG CTATGAAGGCCTGGTTTTCCATGAATGATTTTCAAGGAGTGACTGTTGATGTGCAAAAGTTCGAGGACTTCAAATGGCTAAATGCTTCTTATGTGCCAGTTCTTAAGCAACTCCAAGACTCTGAAACCCAGAGTTATTACTTTTCTGGAAATAATGATGGCAGTCGGACTCCAATCAAATTCCGGAACCCTAAGTATCTGTCGATGCTTAATCACTTGAGGTTTTACATTCCTGAAGTGTTTCCTGCGTTAAAGAAGGTGGTATTTCTTGATGATGATGTCGTTGTTCAGAAGGACCTGTCTGGTCtattttccattgatttgaatggCAATGTCAATGGAGCAGTGGAAACCTGCATGGAAACATTCCATAGATACCATAAGTACCTCAATTACTCCCACCCTCTTATACGAGAACATTTTGATCCTGATGCATGTGGTTGGGCATTTGGGATGAATGTTTTTGATTTGGTTGAGTGGCGGAAAAGAAATGTAACAGGCATCTACCATCATTGGCAGGAAAGGAATGTAGACCGGACATTGTGGAAACTTGGGACTCTACCACCGGGACTATTAACTTTCTATGGGTTGACAGAACCGTTGGACGCCTCATGGCATGTGTTGGGATTGGGCTATACAAACGTTAATCCTCAGTTGATAGAAAAAGGGGCTGTTTTGCATTTCAATGGGAACTCAAAACCGTGGTTGAAGATTGGTATTGAGAAGTACAAACCTCTTTGGGAAAAGTATGTtgatttttctcttcctttacTGCAACAGTGCAATTTTCATTGA
- the LOC120006828 gene encoding uncharacterized protein LOC120006828 — MATIAATAARRAASLARISSSATPAQPANLIPRRGLSGAADHHGPPKVNCWTDPMSPSKWKEEHFVIVSLSGWGLLFYGGYKFFTGGKGKKEEKLVEAAH; from the exons ATGGCTACCATTGCGGCCACTGCAGCCCGTCGAGCTGCATCTCTGGCTCGGATTTCATCCTCTGCAACACCGGCTCAACCTGCCAATCTCATTCCCCGGCGTGGCCTTTCCGGCGCAGCAG ATCATCATGGACCACCAAAGGTCAATTGTTGGACAGACCCAATGAGTCCATCAAAATGGAAGGAAGAGCAT TTTGTGATCGTCTCCTTGTCTGGTTGGGGTCTACTCTTCTATGGAGGATACAAGTTCTTCACTGGAGGCAAGGGCAAGAAGGAAGAG AAACTGGTTGAAGCAGCACATTGA
- the LOC120006827 gene encoding uncharacterized protein LOC120006827 has product MGVTYKGNGGGGKRGRPYGLMLLVAFGAALLGVMVLHKLRERRIFNLLVIEKDRQLFSLQLLLQKERENTKEIKRRTEEMRAKMYFLRNQKMELDSRLLEMQSTIVSLKDEQKAMESALEEKQNEIKILREARGTFGEENPEVIALTDSLKQKEDEIQDLRHHLEHPAKVWSVSTDDPSNPTPNLTASNDASQTSVIDESKQQGRFPDEVTSTKNWGNSTRGEDGSEHMLSNSRISENRSQDEYRNDNGTMIIENMGIKREEELQNSHQQDFTDTDAEAAGRSIEEEKNGHLKDGVETGTQEMNTANSGETKIHIGGKEVNTKDAETEMISKDDEQHEAARDEQPGKQENVSAGQNWNSQSTAKGGMKLEQATESGSAGTKVRGKHGHLSKRKGKRWTMLVKSRPLESNGRSEESEFENVRKQNSLKYAEDRWNIREGGATTNVEKAERVEGKTKSTRAGKALDSSNPTLLKHQLPENTGNLVHKVANGDTNDEVGGLLKRPRIFQDNQRIAKMTESTEGESHNVNSDGKKPNLDEATQKEAHDGGTQESTGSRDLNAEQEKAATKLKVPKNMEVADTQGDSESDNNEIFGNSTSSLEEDNEEYKEETDESEF; this is encoded by the exons atGGGCGTAACATACAAAGgaaatggtggtggtggaaagAGAGGGAGGCCATATGGATTGATGTTGCTGGTGGCATTTGGGGCTGCTTTGCTTGGCGTGATGGTGCTCCACAAGCTCAGGGAGAGACGCATCTTCAACCTCCTTGTCATAGAGAAGGACCGTCAGCTCTTTTCCCTGCAGCTTCTCTTACAG aaagaaagagagaacaccaaagaaataaaaagacgGACAGAAGAGATGAGAGCGAAGATGTACTTTCTTAGAAACCAAAAAATGGAGCTTGACAGTAGACTCCTGGAGATGCAGTCCACAATAGTGTCTCTGAAAGATGAACAAAAAGCCATGGAATCTGCACTTGAGGAGAAGCAGAATGAGATAAAAATACTAAGAGAGGCACGAGGCACTTTTGGAGAAGAAAATCCAGAAGTGATTGCTCTAACAGACAGTTTGAAGCAAAAAGAGGATGAAATTCAGGACTTGAGGCACCATCTCGAGCACCCAGCTAAGGTCTGGTCAGTGAGTACAGATGACCCATCAAATCCAACTCCAAATTTAACCGCCAGCAACGATGCGAGCCAAACATCAGTGATCGATGAGAGTAAACAACAGGGAAGGTTTCCAGATGAAGTGACGAGTACTAAGAATTGGGGAAATTCAACGAGAGGAGAAGATGGAAGTGAGCACATGCTTTCCAATTCCAGAATAAGTGAGAATAGATCACAAGACGAATACAGGAATGATAATGGGACGATGATCATTGAAAACATGGGGattaagagagaagaagaactgCAAAATTCACACCAGCAAGATTTCACAGATACAGATGCAGAGGCAGCTGGAAGGAGTATTGAAGAGGAGAAAAATGGGCATCTTAAAGATGGGGTTGAAACTGGCACGCAGGAGATGAATACCGCCAATTCAGGTGAAACAAAGATACACATAGGAGGGAAAGAGGTTAACACTAAAGATGCAGAAACTGAAATGATATCGAAGGATGATGAACAACATGAAGCTGCCAGAGATGAACAACCAGGAAAACAAGAAAATGTATCAGCAGGACAGAATTGGAACTCTCAATCAACAGCTAAGGGGGGCATGAAACTGGAACAAGCAACCGAGTCTGGCAGTGCAGGTACTAAGGTGAGGGGAAAACATGGCCATCTCAGTAAAAGAAAGGGCAAGAGATGGACAATGCTTGTGAAAAGCAGACCATTGGAAAGCAATGGTAGGTCCGAAGAAAGTGAATTTGAAAACGTGAGAAAGCAAAACTCTTTAAAGTATGCAGAGGACAGATGGAACATTAGAGAAGGGGGAGCAACTACCAATGTGGAAAAGGCAGAAAGAGTAGAGGGCAAAACAAAGTCAACAAGGGCTGGAAAGGCATTGGATTCTTCGAACCCCACATTGCTCAAGCATCAACTCCCAGAAAACACTGGAAATTTGGTACACAAAGTTGCAAATGGTGATACAAATGATGAAGTGGGTGGGCTGCTGAAAAGACCCAGGATATTTCAAGACAATCAAAGGATAGCAAAAATGACTGAAAGCACTGAGGGTGAATCTCACAATGTCAACTCTGATGGAAAAAAGCCTAACCTGGATGAAGCTACACAAAAGGAAGCCCACGATGGTGGAACCCAAGAAAGTACAGGCAGTAGAGATCTAAATGCTGAACAGGAGAAAGCTGCTACCAAACTGAAAGTGCCAAAAAATATGGAGGTGGCAGATACACAAGGAGATTCAGAATCTGATAACAATGAGATTTTCGGAAATTCCACTTCCAGTTTGGAGGAAGACAATGAAGAATATAAGGAAGAAACAGATGAATCCGAGTTTTAG